Within Colius striatus isolate bColStr4 chromosome 5, bColStr4.1.hap1, whole genome shotgun sequence, the genomic segment TCTAGGCTAAGGGCACCGTGTCTTCCTATTCTCCCTCCTGTCATGAGAATTGTGACCTTCTTGTTATTGGTCATAGACACTGCAACTGTTGTAATGCTCTTCTTCAGTGCTGCTTCAACAAGATTGGATGTGTAAATCTAGCCAGTTCTAACTCCCAGTAAGAATTAAGGGGAGCTATGCAGTTATTATTGCCTGCAGAGTTTTGCTCATGCAAATGTGCCCTGCTTAAATAAAGTGCCTTGAGAAAGGTTTCATGCACAGAATCTTCATGTGTTTAGATACAATTTGGAGTGTATGTGAAGAGTAGATGATAGGTGTTGCTTCTTTGCAAGTTTACAGTGAGTTTTCAATGTGATATCACTGTTGATTTCAGCTTGCCCAGCTTCTGGCAGAACTGAATTCCATACCTGACCTGTTCCCAGTGAAAACGCCCACCTCGACTCCTTCGGTAAGTCTCTGGCACAGGCTAGAGGTGAGAGTCCTTTTTGCTAGACTTAGCATTAACATGTTTCCTGATGAAACACTTTCACCCAGTCctggttttctttggttttggtcACTTGTATATGTTTGCTATTGGTCAGTAATTAAGTACCAGAGGTTATGTGAGGCAATGAAATTTTGCAAGGTGATCTATGAAGAAATATGGAAGCCAAAGTGAGATggttttttatcatttttgCCCCACAAGTACTGTTGAGATGCTAGACAAGTCTATATGTGGGAATAAGGAAGAGTAGTTGGTTTCCTTTGGGTTTAGATTCTGTTAATTTCCCTCTTGcaggcttttcttttaaaatccatgCTTCCCAGTAGAGTTATGCTGATTAAGTGAATTTCCATATGAACCTGCAGTGATACTGTAGTTAGTTATTCCAACTGACTTTTCTTGTCTGGAAGCAGAGAACTGCCAGCCCCTCTAGGTTTTTTCCATGCATATGACAAACTGAAAAGATTTGATGAAAAATTGAAGGGGCTATATCTTTGGGAAGCCCATGTAGAAATGCCAGTGTGGTGGTTGTCTGGTGAAAAGGTGATGCCAAATTATACAGTCTTTGAAAGGCTGGAACCTTGCTAGCTCTATTTAAATGCTATATAAACTTTAATGTCCTTTGAATACATACATAATCCTGTTACTTTTATTTAGTGTCTTTACttgaggaagggagggagcaTCAGGAGTATTCTAGTTACCTCATCAGCTTGGTTTTTGAATTCTGGCCTGTCTTCTTCTAATGTGCCTTACACTTCTTTTGAAGGCAATAACTAAAGTGAATGGTAGCAAGCAGACTTGCTTCCTACATCTTGTTTATACTGTCAGGTTCAGTAGCCTTGATTGTGGGTGGCTATGCAGGACTTATATTGCATGAATTATCATGCAGTAATTCACAGGTGTGGCAACATGAAGAGGGTAGCTTGTATCTCCTAGTAATTTTCAGGTCTTATGAATCTGGAAGTAGGAGAAGCATCTTATTAATGCCCTTTCAATTtacaaaatgtaaaagaaaataacctaGAATTTGGATTATTCCTCGAAGGTGTATTCATACTGTGGGGAAATCTGGACATTTAGCTACGGAAGAACAGAGAGAGCTAGCTTCTACCTTAAGATGCCACATGTAAAATCTTGGTATAGTTCTGTGATGTTAATTGAAGCAGAATTTGACTGCAAAGATGTAGTGTTGTAAAAGGATAAAAAAGGTATAGCATGTAGGGAGAACGCTTAAGAACGCTAGAAATTGGTGAGGTTTGGCTTAACAAATAAGGAATGGGAGAAGAACAGATTAATTCATGGTAATAAGAGTGTGGTACAGTCATTCTCAGATTATTTCTGGTGGTTTAACACTACACATGTTACTGAAAGGAGAGTTActggagccttctctttctagaaacagaagaaaatcccAAGGAGGACATTTTCTGAAGGCCAGATAACACGTCGCATGAACCCAACCAGAAACGCTCGTCCGCCGGAAAACTTTGCCTTGGAAAAATTTACTGTGTCGGCTGTCAAATTTGCGGAACACTTGCGTAGCTACAGACAACAAAACCTCTTGAAGAAGAGACTCAGTGTGGTATTTGCCAGACTTTTGAGACCTCCGGTAGCTAGGGATTAGGAAACGTTGTAATTGTTGGCCAGCAGTTAGAGCAGAGATCACATCCTACTGAAAGTTAATGAGAAACTTTGGTTGGAATTAGCTACAGAAGAAGTTATAGAGCTACTGGGCTCTATTTGTGACCAGTGTTGTCCAAACGTACCAGTGTGATTTACTTATGGTCTGTGATTCATTATGTGAAAATTCTAAGATCCTACAATGTAGAAGGCTTTCAAGTGgcaaggcagtggggctggtaGAGGTGACCAAGCAGATCTTCTCTGTTTTTAGACTCAGAAAAAAACTTCTGTAGAAATAGCAGGAGTTCTACAGCTGAACTGAGAATGAATGAAGAGAATCTGCACCAGCAAACTGCTGCTGTACTGGCTAGCCATCCAAAAGTGGCAGGTTTTATTCTtccctgtttgttttttatataaTCTGAGGTTTTTTACCTCCCTTAGTTTATGGTGGTCATTTGTCTTAGTTACATTTACTATATGGCCCTTATGAGGAAGGCTCCTAAGTTTGCATCTATGTAGGCTCGATCCCAGTTCTGCTTGTAGGATTTGAGTGCTGGGCATAGTTGAAGCATTATAGAGGGAACTTGGCTATTGAAAAAGTGAAGGAACACTGAATGAGAACCTGGGCTGGTAAATGACTTTTGGAGAAATGAGAGCTGACCCAGGGTGAAGGTCAAATTAGGTGCTGAAAGTGAAGCAGGAGGAAAGCTAAGGATTAAATAAGACTTGAACATGAATAAAGGTCAAAAAGAATGgtatttggaaggaaaaatagTATTCGTAGTGAGTGGAGGGCTTTTCCTAATAACAAACAGGATGTTAAGACAGGGCTGGGTATGGCAGGACTAACCTAAAACTTCAACAAAGGGTTTTGGCAGGACATTTGTGGTTGGAGAAAGCAATTAGAGAGTATGCTAGGAGATTTCAGGAGCAAAGCATGGGAAAGCAGATGGTCACAGTTCGTTATTTTGAGAGGAGATAAGTGAAGAGTTACGGTGGAGGTGTGCAGGGAATGTAACGAAAAGGAGGCAGCAGAAAAATGTGTCAGCGATTTGTGGAAATAGAGGAAACAATGATGGGAAGGAAGAACATATAAAtggaataaataataaatggagaggagaaaaggttaaggaggagagggaaagaaagaggtgGTGATTTGGAAACTGTTTCATGCTCTTCCAGTGGTCCTGAGCCTGTAGTCTGTCTGGCCTAGACTGCATGTGCATTATAAATGAAAGAATTTGTCACCAAGTGTGGTGACAGAGTCTTCATGACATCAGACAAAAAGTGTTGAGATGAATTtgtttagcagggggattgtgGAGTGCGCAAGAGGAGGAGGTCATCAAGGTACTCATCTTACCGTCCAGTCGAGGATATCACTGATGAGGACTTGGACAACATTGCAATCACTGTTAAAGACAAGATCTATGATAAAGTTCTAGTAAGTGGCTACTGCGTTCTTTAGTATGTCCATGCTCTTGGAATTGAAGGTCTTTTAATGGTTCGCTGGTGTTTGCTTCCACTTTCCTGACGTTCTGGGGAGTGTAGCTCAGCATTAACTACACAAGCACAACTTTGAAAGCTTTGCCAGGCTTCCGTGGGCCTGCCTGTGCTGGTTGGTACCTCCCACCAACTTTTTGCCTCTGTGAAGAAGTGCTTTCTTGCCATAGAGCTATTAAGTGGAATTTGCTATAGGTATGACTCACCACTGGTAAGAGTTGacatctcttttctctttcgTTCTCACTATGTATGTTGTGGTGGTTGTACCATTAAATAATAGagatctctgctgctccttgtaCTCCCTGGAAAAGACATCTGTGTATGGGGTGGGTAGTTCCCCAAGCTCTTGATGGAactcttctttccttcactGGGTTTGGCTATAATTGTCGTAAACATATCTAGATGATTGGCTTACTATAGATTTCATGCTCTGCTGTATTTGCAGAGTTGAGTCACAAGACATTTTTCTGAGTAGTTTTAGCTTTTTCATAGAAGAAGGGGAAAGGATCACAACTATGACATGATGTTCACGTGGTGTGAGGTTCCCAGTACAACTAAGGCTGGGCACTGTATGTGTGAAATTCCTAGCATTTCTCCAGATAACTATATGATTTACCATAATAATGGAACTTAGGGTTCTTACTAAGATTTTCATTGCTGCATTTGACTTTGATTTGAACTTTGTGCTTTGCTATCAGCAGATAGATTAGGAAAGTTCAGCAATGAGCATTTAAGATGTCTTTCATACATCTgtgtttctcctcctttcccactTCAGGGTAGTACTTGCCACCAGTGTCGACAAAAGACAATTGACACAAAGACAATCTGTCGCAACCAGGGCTGTGGAGGAGTAAGGGGGCAGTTCTGTGGACCGTGCCTTCGAAATCGATATGGGGAAGACGTGAAATCAGCACTGCTTGATCCAGTAAGTGTAATGAACGTGATTTTGTTAGTAAGCTGTGCTGAATGTATGCTCATGAGAACGAGCAAAGGTTTTTCAAAGGTTTTTGCTATGAGGAGATACGTAATACTGTTAAGACTGACACTGATCGTCTTGGAACTCAAGTACAAGGTGCTGAGCCTGGGTTACAATTAATCCATCTTCATGCTTTGAAACTCCACTTGCTTACCACATAGTGGAGGGTGTGAGAGCttttaaggaaagaaatctGTCTCCTTTCAGAAAAATGCCAACAGGTACcagttttttaaatgctgcGAGTAATGTGGTGTGCAAAGCAGGTTCCTTGTTACAGAGTCTAATTTTAaagtaagagaaaaaagaggaaggataTCTAAAAGTCTTAGGGTTGGTTTCCTTTTCTCTATTATCCCTTTTCTCTATTATCCCCTTTTCTCTATTATCCCCTGAGGACAGACCACAGGCTGCTGCAAGAGAATGAGATGGAGGCACACAACGACCTCTCTGTGGAATAGCTCCTCTCTGCACTCAGCTTGTTCTGGGACCTTCTCTGCCCCACCTTTGCTTTAGAGATGGGCTTTGGGGCTGTTCTGAAGGACAGTGAAGTAGAACTAATGGCTCTGACAtgctggcacagcatggcaATGGCTGGTATACTGTAACACAGGTTGATTACATCTGCACCTCTGTGCTGAGTTGCTGAGCAGCTGGGAGATGCCTGACTTCACATACATGCTGAGTAATTCTGTCCCAGTGATTGTGCTACACCAGCAGGCAAAGAAACTTGTCAAAGTGGGTACCCATCTTTTCTAGGGTGTTCACTGTGGCCAGCTCAGCATAGGATGAGTTATCCATTGGGCATTAGAGATATCTTTAGTCTATTTGAAAATTGATACTGAGCACACTTGGAGAATCTGAGTCTTTTGACTTAAGAAATATTCAATAAAACAGGGTAGTACTTAGTTTCTTTAATCTTGCAGAATTTGGAAGGAGTTAACAAGGTTGGCTGGCAGATATAGGTGTTTAAAGCTTTTCCCTAGACAGTCACGCAGTAGGGAAGTCATAGTGGTGTGTATCTGAGCTAGAGGGAAGTGAATATAACCTCATCCTGGCTTGCCTTTACACATCCCTGCCTTCACCTCCCTGCAGGCCTGGATCTGTCCTCCTTGTCGTGGGGTGTGCAACTGCAGCTACTGCCGCCGGCGGGACGGGCGCTGCGCCACGGGCATGCTCATCCACTTAGCCAAGTTCTATGGCTACAACAACGTCAAGGAGTACCTGGAAAGGTGAGAGCCATGCCTCGTGGTCATACCTTTTTTAAACTGTTGTAGCCCTTGGAGTGATACCTGCCTTCTGTGGCCTGGGGCAAATCCTGGACCTGTGCAAAAGGTCTCTTGGATTTCAGGTTTTTCCTAGGCTGGAATTAGTGGAAACAACTCACTTGCTTAAGCAACCGAAATGCTTTTTCCTATCTGTATTGATTCCTGGAAGCATATAGAAGTACTGTTTTGGAAGGTGTCATCTTCAGCAATGGAAACTGTCTGTTTATGGAGAACCTGAATTTCCTAAAAAGCACTAATGCTGTTTTCTTGCCATGTCTTCTAGTTTACAAAAACAACTGGTGGATGCTGATTGAGAACACTGAACTCAAGCTGTGCCTGCAAATGGTTACTCTCTCGACAAATTTTGACTTCAAAAGGTTATTACTATGTTTTATATAAGATAGAATTGTAGAATATAGTATATGCATTTCTGTGTTGGAACTTGTTGATTGTTGTGGTCTTATGCAAAAGATCTCTCAGGAAAATGTTTTGGTAGAGAAATCTACATGCACAGACCCTATACATTAAGTGAAATGGCACTCTTGAACTTTGGTTAATTTTTAATAGAGCTACACAGCCAGATGATGGAGAACTTGGTCGATTTgagtaatatttttctttatataattGGACAAGTTTGCAGAAAGGTGTTTTAACATAAACCATACCCCATCTTCAAAGAAACAGACCTccccctgtgttccagcttaacCATAAAGATTCATTTTTCCAGCCCTTGCTTTCTGAACCTATTCCAAAACCTGTAGTTTGTTGAACTTGTCCCTGCAAAGAAGGGAGGGGTACTTTCATTTGAGTGCCAATATATTCCATTATATTCCAGCCAGTGCTGATGCAACCTAAAACTGagagtatgattttttttttttaaattccaaagTGCAATTAATCACCAAAACATGAgtggaaatgcttttaaaaataattttttaaaatatttaacaatttCCAACAGCAACCCAATAAAGAATCGCTCACCATCAGTTTTTGTGTGTGATGCACCTGCTGCCTGAACCAGCTACCTTACAGCAATCATAACTAGCTAACTGGGTTAAATTACAAAgtttgggattatttttttaaacacagttaATACTTAAATGTTTTTTCATATGTACAACCAAGTTTTCAAGCAACTTTGTTTAAATGCAAGTTTTATATTGCAGTGTGACTATGTTAAAACTCTTGTATGataacacatttctttttatgtagAGAGAATAAAGAATAATCAAGAGGAATATTTTTGAGTCAAAACTCCACCCCAATGCTGATGTTTCCTGTTTACTTTCCCATAGCTGGTGCAATGAAGGAATACTTGCAGATCAATAATCATTTTGTG encodes:
- the CDCA7L gene encoding cell division cycle-associated 7-like protein: MVRRGRRRRRRGAAVASAAAVGPRAATRGKKQIPKDVADIFNAPSDNEDFLGFQDDASRQRLLSKNSYANFDSLEPGKKGVRFQSRYLTEELQRIFTEDTDSETEVFEGFASSEVDVNKKGVLAIESDLSEEEEEAKKKVSPKRRSFGLRVAFQFPARKSSEKKVSEQAFSNLPLKDSESLPPHSKEINCQQWDKLEGSASESEEDIKETQEESSSALLKRAINIKENKAMLAQLLAELNSIPDLFPVKTPTSTPSKQKKIPRRTFSEGQITRRMNPTRNARPPENFALEKFTVSAVKFAEHLRSYRQQNLLKKRLSVQGDCGVRKRRRSSRYSSYRPVEDITDEDLDNIAITVKDKIYDKVLGSTCHQCRQKTIDTKTICRNQGCGGVRGQFCGPCLRNRYGEDVKSALLDPAWICPPCRGVCNCSYCRRRDGRCATGMLIHLAKFYGYNNVKEYLESLQKQLVDAD